AAATCCAGGCACTCCTCGACCACGAAGTCCTCGGGGCTGGCGCGGTAGTCGCCCGCCGCCAGCGGGCCGCCGTGGGCGCAAGGCCAGTGTGGCGGCCAGCCCGGCCGCGGGGTCTCGGCGGCTTCAGCCATGCGCTGGCTCGCCGTTGTTGCGTTCATCCTGGCGGCCTTCGAGCAGCGCCACCGCCTCGGCGGCGATGCCCTCGCCGCGCCCGGTGAAGCCCAGCCGCTCGGTGGTGGTGGCCTTGACGTTGACCGCGCCGAGCGCCACGCCCAGGTCCTCGGCGATGACTGCGCGCATGGCGGCGATATGCGGGGCCAGCCTGGGCGCCTGGGCGATCAGCGTGGCATCGACGTTGGCGATCCGCCAGCCGGCCGCGGCGAGGCGCGCGACGACGTCGCGCAGCAGGCCGCGACTATCGGCGCCGG
The genomic region above belongs to Halomonas zincidurans B6 and contains:
- the ispF gene encoding 2-C-methyl-D-erythritol 2,4-cyclodiphosphate synthase, encoding MRIGHGFDVHRFGDGDHLMIGGVRIAHDHGFIAHSDGDVLLHALCDALLGACALGDIGHLFPDDDERWAGADSRGLLRDVVARLAAAGWRIANVDATLIAQAPRLAPHIAAMRAVIAEDLGVALGAVNVKATTTERLGFTGRGEGIAAEAVALLEGRQDERNNGEPAHG